From Halobacillus sp. Marseille-Q1614, the proteins below share one genomic window:
- the hypE gene encoding hydrogenase expression/formation protein HypE, giving the protein MVRRISLAHGEGGELTHQLIQNLFIESFGHQEQTRLDSAILKGPLENIAVTTDSFVVKPIFFPGGDIGKLAVTGTINDLAVSGARPEVLTAGFILEEGFPLPDLKKVVKSMAAEAARAGVRIAAGDTKVVEKGSVDGLFINTTGIGIVVQPLEPETIKEGDAVIISGTIGDHGVSIISARQELGLLNEVKSDCASLNHLISQLMGDTEGIKMMRDPTRGGLATTLVELCEEFNCTIELDELSIPIRDEVHGACDILGFDPLYLANEGKVILIVDAASKQQVLDTLHSSELGKDAQVIGRVTAGGEAQGKLTICTPIGTTRRLYRLSGMLLPRIC; this is encoded by the coding sequence GTGGTCCGGAGAATCAGCTTAGCCCATGGAGAAGGCGGTGAGTTAACCCACCAGCTCATCCAGAACCTGTTTATAGAGTCGTTTGGCCATCAGGAGCAAACCCGGTTGGATTCCGCGATTTTAAAAGGCCCTCTTGAAAATATAGCTGTAACGACCGACAGTTTTGTAGTCAAACCTATTTTCTTTCCCGGTGGTGATATAGGAAAACTCGCGGTTACAGGGACTATTAACGACTTAGCTGTATCCGGCGCTCGTCCGGAAGTCCTTACCGCAGGGTTTATTTTAGAAGAAGGCTTTCCGCTGCCTGACTTAAAAAAAGTAGTAAAAAGTATGGCTGCAGAAGCAGCACGTGCCGGAGTCAGAATTGCAGCCGGAGATACGAAAGTCGTTGAAAAAGGCAGTGTGGACGGATTATTTATTAATACGACAGGGATCGGAATAGTCGTTCAACCCTTAGAGCCTGAAACGATTAAGGAAGGAGACGCGGTAATCATTAGCGGAACGATTGGGGATCACGGAGTTTCGATCATCAGCGCCCGCCAGGAGCTCGGTTTGCTAAACGAAGTGAAAAGCGACTGTGCATCCCTCAATCACCTGATCAGCCAGCTGATGGGAGATACGGAAGGTATTAAAATGATGAGAGATCCGACACGCGGCGGGCTGGCTACCACCCTTGTCGAGCTGTGTGAAGAGTTTAACTGCACGATAGAATTAGATGAGCTTTCGATACCCATACGAGATGAAGTCCATGGGGCCTGCGACATTTTAGGCTTTGACCCTCTTTATCTGGCAAACGAAGGAAAGGTCATCCTTATTGTCGATGCTGCATCAAAGCAGCAAGTCCTGGATACTCTGCACAGCAGTGAATTAGGAAAAGATGCTCAAGTTATCGGCCGTGTCACTGCAGGCGGGGAAGCCCAAGGCAAGTTAACGATATGTACACCGATTGGGACAACGAGACGTCTTTACCGGCTTTCAGGGATGCTTTTGCCGAGAATCTGCTGA
- the hypD gene encoding hydrogenase formation protein HypD: protein MEELEQFSDPKLSRESLQAVLELAEDFKDTFGRVPVFMEVCGSHTMALAKSGVKSRLKDHVRLIAGPGCPVCVTDQKSIDAMIQLSKGTNRILCTFGDMMRVPGSKHSLMQARTDGEDIRVVYSPLDSVKIAEDHPDHEVIFLGIGFETTIPILALAIREAENKQLNNFSIWMTTKLVEPVMRALLESEEINLDGFLLPGHVSIVSGKQSFDFLAEEYRMPGVISGFEPVQLLSGIYKLLKLLIEKKVDILNDYTYLVKDEGNLTAQKLLDEYLEPNDEVWRGMSAIPKSGLVLKEKYARFDAKKKFNVSAGEPRKTKCRCGDIIKGLIKPEECILFNKGCTPIHPIGPCMVSTEGTCAAHYQYMRED, encoded by the coding sequence ATGGAAGAGCTTGAACAGTTTTCTGACCCTAAGTTAAGCCGCGAATCCCTTCAAGCCGTTTTAGAACTGGCCGAGGATTTTAAAGACACCTTCGGCAGGGTTCCTGTTTTTATGGAGGTGTGCGGATCTCATACGATGGCGCTGGCGAAAAGCGGCGTCAAAAGCCGGTTAAAAGACCACGTCCGGCTGATTGCGGGGCCAGGCTGTCCGGTTTGTGTAACCGATCAAAAATCTATCGATGCCATGATCCAGCTTTCTAAAGGAACGAACCGGATACTTTGCACATTTGGCGATATGATGCGCGTTCCTGGTTCCAAACATAGCCTGATGCAGGCTAGAACAGACGGAGAGGATATCCGGGTCGTCTATTCCCCGTTAGATAGTGTCAAAATCGCGGAAGACCATCCTGATCATGAGGTTATTTTTCTAGGAATCGGCTTTGAAACAACGATTCCAATTCTCGCCCTTGCCATACGCGAAGCTGAGAATAAACAACTAAACAACTTTTCCATATGGATGACGACTAAGTTAGTAGAACCTGTCATGCGGGCCCTCCTTGAGTCCGAGGAAATCAATCTTGACGGCTTTCTGCTGCCCGGCCACGTTTCGATTGTGTCCGGAAAACAAAGCTTTGATTTTCTAGCGGAAGAATACAGAATGCCGGGTGTGATCAGCGGGTTTGAGCCTGTCCAGCTCCTGAGCGGCATTTATAAGCTGCTGAAGCTTCTCATTGAAAAAAAGGTGGATATCCTAAATGACTATACATACCTTGTTAAAGATGAAGGTAATCTTACGGCTCAAAAATTATTAGACGAGTATTTAGAGCCGAATGACGAGGTATGGCGCGGGATGAGCGCGATTCCAAAGAGCGGGTTAGTCCTTAAAGAAAAGTACGCCCGCTTCGACGCTAAAAAGAAGTTTAACGTTTCAGCAGGTGAACCGCGAAAAACGAAATGCCGCTGCGGAGATATTATTAAAGGTCTGATCAAACCTGAAGAGTGCATTTTGTTTAATAAAGGCTGTACCCCGATTCATCCGATCGGTCCTTGTATGGTCTCCACAGAAGGTACTTGCGCCGCCCATTACCAATACATGAGGGAGGATTAG
- a CDS encoding HypC/HybG/HupF family hydrogenase formation chaperone, giving the protein MCLGVPAKIIQIDGERALVDVMGSRMHVGTFFVPEVKVNDYVLLHAGQAMTIVDETYAKESMTEWRNLLDGRA; this is encoded by the coding sequence TTGTGCTTAGGCGTGCCTGCGAAAATTATTCAAATAGATGGTGAACGGGCGTTAGTCGATGTCATGGGGTCAAGGATGCACGTGGGAACGTTTTTTGTACCAGAAGTAAAAGTGAATGATTATGTACTTCTGCATGCAGGCCAGGCGATGACAATAGTAGATGAAACGTATGCGAAAGAAAGCATGACAGAATGGAGGAACCTTCTTGATGGAAGAGCTTGA
- a CDS encoding Sua5/YciO/YrdC/YwlC family protein, translating to MYEALRIIVTGRIQGVGFRPFIYSLAVKHHLTGSVQNNRGRVTIVVEGEAAAIRKMVKELTASSPPLSKIDQVNTEQVPPAFYQQFTILRSEETSDSLPLVSPDAAVCEDCLEEFSDPTNRRYRYPFINCTQCGPRYTITKRLPYDRPYTTMGEFEMCPLCRSEYENPLDRRHHAQPICCPRCGPAIKLFDLKGKVISEDHEAIKGAVNQISQGKIAAVKGIGGYHLVCDAFQTSAIKRLRQKKNRPQRPLAIMVKSLDDAKKYCEINKLEEEMLTRPARPIVVLKKKADCPLPESISPGLSTIGIMLPYTPLHYLLFEKNVECLVMTSANLSGRPISYRERPSEELASMCWIIIETSTFPSMIQSFSLTAAA from the coding sequence ATGTACGAAGCTTTAAGAATTATAGTGACAGGCAGAATTCAGGGAGTCGGATTCCGCCCCTTTATTTATTCCCTGGCTGTGAAACATCACCTGACAGGAAGCGTCCAAAACAATAGGGGGCGGGTAACCATAGTAGTCGAAGGGGAAGCTGCAGCCATTCGCAAAATGGTGAAAGAATTAACCGCCTCTTCCCCGCCGCTGTCAAAAATAGATCAAGTAAATACCGAGCAGGTACCACCTGCTTTTTATCAACAGTTTACGATATTACGAAGTGAAGAAACGAGCGATTCTCTTCCATTGGTATCACCAGATGCTGCGGTATGTGAGGATTGTTTAGAAGAGTTTTCTGATCCCACAAACAGACGCTATCGTTATCCTTTTATTAATTGTACCCAGTGCGGACCGCGCTACACGATTACAAAACGCCTCCCCTACGACAGGCCTTATACCACAATGGGCGAATTTGAAATGTGTCCGCTTTGCCGGAGTGAATATGAGAATCCCTTGGATCGAAGGCACCATGCCCAGCCGATATGCTGTCCAAGGTGCGGCCCGGCGATTAAGCTTTTCGATCTAAAAGGCAAAGTGATCAGCGAAGATCATGAAGCTATAAAAGGTGCGGTCAATCAAATTTCTCAAGGAAAGATTGCAGCTGTGAAAGGAATCGGCGGCTACCACTTAGTCTGTGATGCTTTTCAGACAAGTGCCATCAAGCGGCTGCGGCAGAAAAAGAATCGGCCGCAGCGTCCACTCGCCATCATGGTGAAATCTCTTGACGACGCGAAGAAATATTGTGAAATAAACAAGCTGGAAGAGGAAATGCTCACAAGGCCGGCCAGGCCCATTGTTGTATTAAAGAAAAAAGCTGATTGTCCGCTGCCTGAATCCATATCGCCTGGACTCTCAACTATCGGTATTATGCTGCCTTATACGCCGCTTCATTACCTATTGTTTGAGAAAAATGTAGAGTGCCTTGTTATGACGAGCGCAAATCTTTCCGGCCGCCCGATTTCCTATCGGGAAAGACCATCGGAAGAGCTGGCGTCTATGTGCTGGATCATAATCGAGACATCTACCTTCCCATCGATGATTCAGTCCTTCAGTCTGACGGCAGCTGCATGA
- the hypB gene encoding hydrogenase nickel incorporation protein HypB, with the protein MKVKLKEQVLKDLNEAADFNRKIFKDHQMLVINLMSSPGAGKTTLLEETVKVLRDEYRIAVIEGDLATDRDAERLRSLGVKTVQINTVGGCHLDARMIAKTLPEFDFKNIDILFIENIGNLVCPSGYDLGQDYKVVVLSVPEGNDKIPKYPVMFRRTDLTVINKIDLLPYLPFNIEEAKQDLASINPKAEFKQLSALTHEGMDSWIEWIKDAYQKCTKL; encoded by the coding sequence GTGAAAGTAAAGCTTAAAGAACAAGTGTTAAAGGATTTAAATGAAGCCGCAGACTTTAACAGGAAAATTTTTAAAGATCATCAAATGCTCGTTATTAATCTCATGAGCTCTCCCGGGGCAGGTAAAACGACCCTCCTTGAGGAAACGGTGAAGGTGTTACGTGATGAGTATAGGATTGCTGTTATTGAAGGAGACCTGGCCACGGACAGGGACGCCGAACGATTACGCTCCCTTGGCGTTAAAACGGTTCAAATCAATACGGTGGGCGGCTGCCATCTAGATGCCCGCATGATCGCTAAAACGCTGCCGGAATTTGATTTTAAAAACATCGATATCCTTTTTATCGAAAATATCGGCAACCTCGTCTGCCCATCTGGATATGATCTGGGCCAGGATTATAAAGTCGTTGTCCTAAGCGTGCCGGAAGGTAATGATAAAATCCCGAAATATCCCGTGATGTTCAGGCGAACAGACTTGACGGTTATTAATAAAATCGACCTTCTCCCCTACCTGCCTTTTAATATTGAAGAAGCAAAACAGGACTTGGCTTCCATCAATCCAAAAGCAGAGTTTAAACAGCTCTCTGCCCTCACCCACGAAGGAATGGACAGCTGGATTGAGTGGATTAAGGACGCTTATCAAAAATGTACGAAGCTTTAA
- a CDS encoding hydrogenase maturation nickel metallochaperone HypA: MHEMSLMAELIQLVSEDAKQRSFKKIDKIEVIVGSLSNVLPEALEIAFFYFQQQGEALIDEKTQLQIIREAAKAKCQKCLMEFEPDYQIAICPKCGWTGCQLLEGETFRVESYEGSDGT, encoded by the coding sequence ATGCATGAAATGTCACTCATGGCTGAGCTCATCCAGCTGGTTTCTGAAGATGCGAAGCAGCGGTCGTTTAAAAAAATCGACAAGATTGAAGTTATTGTCGGAAGTTTATCCAATGTCTTACCAGAGGCTCTGGAAATAGCCTTTTTTTATTTTCAGCAACAAGGAGAGGCTCTTATCGATGAAAAGACACAGCTGCAGATTATTCGAGAAGCAGCCAAGGCAAAATGCCAAAAATGTCTGATGGAGTTTGAACCTGACTATCAAATTGCGATCTGCCCCAAATGCGGCTGGACGGGCTGCCAGCTTTTAGAAGGGGAAACATTTAGAGTCGAATCTTATGAAGGAAGTGACGGGACGTGA
- a CDS encoding DUF4397 domain-containing protein, with product MYQQNFDQLAWEAAKYDLMSQYYKYSDPQMHIYYYQKHLECMQRMMNDNKNNRIGMNGEAEVRVLHASPDAPDVDVYVNGQPMLEGFSYKQRSNYVTVPAGQYQIDIYPAGQTNQPVLSQMVEVGAGNKYTVAAAGPVSSLQLIAVIDSDSVSSGKAKVRFWHLSPNAPAVDIAVKGGEVLFRNVPFGKATRYLSLPPTTTDLEVRVAGTPNVVLTIPDATLNPNQAYTAVALGFVGEQPPLEAIFIKP from the coding sequence ATGTATCAGCAAAACTTTGATCAACTCGCATGGGAAGCGGCCAAATATGATTTAATGTCCCAATATTATAAGTACAGCGATCCTCAAATGCATATCTATTATTACCAAAAACACTTGGAATGTATGCAGAGGATGATGAATGACAATAAAAACAACAGGATAGGCATGAACGGTGAAGCCGAGGTCCGCGTTCTTCATGCTTCCCCCGACGCCCCGGATGTTGATGTGTACGTCAATGGACAGCCGATGTTAGAAGGTTTTTCTTATAAGCAGCGCAGCAATTATGTAACTGTGCCGGCGGGCCAGTACCAAATCGATATTTACCCGGCAGGACAAACGAATCAGCCTGTCCTCTCACAGATGGTTGAAGTCGGAGCAGGAAACAAGTACACCGTTGCAGCCGCAGGCCCCGTAAGCAGCCTGCAGCTGATTGCTGTGATTGACAGTGACAGCGTATCCTCTGGAAAAGCCAAGGTCCGATTCTGGCACTTATCGCCGAATGCCCCTGCTGTTGATATCGCTGTAAAAGGCGGAGAGGTCCTATTTAGAAATGTCCCGTTTGGTAAAGCCACACGCTACTTGTCACTGCCGCCTACAACCACAGATCTTGAAGTGCGCGTCGCCGGTACACCAAATGTCGTGTTGACGATTCCGGATGCCACGCTTAATCCGAACCAGGCGTATACTGCTGTTGCGCTGGGGTTTGTGGGAGAACAGCCTCCGCTTGAAGCTATTTTTATAAAACCTTAA
- a CDS encoding L-lactate permease: MLLAAFSAIIAPFVFLVLLRMSAKKGMFLSALIVISLAFFVWGMEGKVISASILQGAHKTVTILFILFGAIVLLNTLKRTGAVDRINQGFRSISTDMRVQVVIVAFLFGSLIEGAAGFGTPAAVTGPLMVALGFTPMAAAVVALVADSSAVSYGAVGTPIQVGLSNLPNAGLELFRDIGVQIAFLDLFAGTFIPFLIIFLLTVFFGKRKGFKDALELLPWSLFVGIVYTSSSFLYAVLFGFEFVAILASLTGLIIATLTAKKGFLLPSSTWQDALEEDVKGTEAAAAAEKSSMPLLTAWSPYLIIVALLLLTRIVPFIKDAALTWIDLSLKSILGVEGVTSNWELLYSPGAVLVAAALLSLLIQRKPFHCFTGASKESLLSMKDAAMALTATLALVQVFTNSGINMNDIISMPEYIAQTLAGSFGPMWLLMAPFLGELGSFITGSATVSALTFSPIQYNIAEQVGFDTNTVLSLQIIGSAAGNMICVHNVVAAGTVVGLSGKEGEIIRKTVGPALLYGLLVGLAAFIFGSIV, translated from the coding sequence ATGTTGTTAGCAGCTTTTAGTGCGATTATTGCCCCATTTGTTTTTCTTGTGCTTTTAAGAATGTCAGCTAAAAAAGGGATGTTCTTAAGTGCGCTGATTGTCATTTCCCTCGCCTTTTTTGTATGGGGTATGGAAGGGAAAGTAATCTCAGCTTCGATTTTACAGGGAGCTCATAAAACAGTTACGATTTTATTTATTCTTTTTGGTGCGATTGTGCTGCTTAATACTTTAAAGCGCACGGGAGCAGTTGACCGGATTAATCAAGGATTCCGCAGTATCTCAACGGATATGAGGGTTCAGGTCGTGATCGTTGCCTTTTTATTCGGCTCATTAATTGAAGGGGCCGCCGGTTTTGGAACGCCTGCAGCTGTGACGGGGCCTTTGATGGTGGCGCTTGGTTTTACACCGATGGCTGCGGCTGTCGTTGCCTTAGTAGCTGACAGCTCTGCCGTTTCTTACGGTGCTGTAGGGACGCCGATCCAGGTGGGACTCAGCAACCTTCCGAATGCGGGTCTTGAATTATTTAGAGACATAGGGGTTCAAATTGCGTTTCTCGACTTATTTGCTGGAACGTTTATCCCATTTCTCATCATCTTCCTTTTAACCGTCTTTTTTGGTAAGCGAAAAGGGTTTAAAGATGCGCTAGAATTGCTGCCATGGAGTCTGTTTGTCGGGATCGTTTACACATCCTCATCGTTCTTATATGCTGTGCTGTTCGGGTTTGAGTTCGTAGCTATTCTTGCCTCACTAACAGGTCTGATCATCGCTACCCTGACCGCGAAAAAAGGATTTTTGCTGCCGTCGTCAACCTGGCAGGATGCCCTGGAAGAAGACGTAAAGGGAACAGAAGCAGCGGCGGCAGCGGAGAAGTCTTCGATGCCTTTGCTGACCGCGTGGTCGCCTTATTTAATTATTGTTGCCTTACTGCTGCTGACTCGAATTGTTCCTTTTATAAAAGACGCAGCGTTGACGTGGATCGACCTTTCGTTGAAAAGCATTCTTGGTGTAGAAGGGGTAACGTCGAACTGGGAACTCCTTTATTCCCCGGGCGCCGTCCTCGTGGCTGCAGCTTTACTGTCACTTCTCATTCAGCGGAAGCCGTTCCATTGCTTTACGGGAGCGTCTAAAGAATCTCTTTTATCAATGAAAGATGCAGCCATGGCTCTTACAGCGACATTGGCGCTCGTTCAAGTATTTACGAATTCAGGAATTAACATGAATGACATTATCAGTATGCCTGAATATATTGCCCAGACTCTGGCAGGCAGCTTTGGACCTATGTGGCTGTTAATGGCACCATTTCTCGGAGAACTTGGATCATTTATTACCGGAAGTGCCACTGTTTCTGCACTGACGTTTTCCCCGATTCAGTACAACATTGCGGAGCAGGTAGGATTTGATACAAACACGGTGCTGTCCTTGCAGATTATTGGATCTGCCGCCGGCAACATGATCTGTGTTCATAACGTGGTGGCCGCAGGGACTGTGGTCGGACTCTCCGGGAAAGAAGGAGAGATTATTCGAAAGACGGTTGGGCCGGCACTGCTTTACGGGCTGCTTGTCGGGCTGGCGGCGTTCATCTTTGGTTCTATAGTTTAA
- a CDS encoding FadR/GntR family transcriptional regulator — translation MEYKPIRSKKIYEQVADSLLDSLKNNELKPGDKLDSVEQLAKSFNVGRSAIREALSALRAMGILEMRQGEGTYVKAFEANRFSLPISVAFLMSRKDVVELLEVRQILEVGAAEAAALRHTKEDLKPLENALLAMEEAKGNGELGEQADLAFHVALVKATHNQMLIHLMQSVADIMVQAMRETRKLLHTEEGTERLLEEHRQIFAAISARDEKKARQAMHNHLSKVEQSLMDYLES, via the coding sequence GTGGAATACAAACCGATTCGATCGAAAAAAATTTATGAGCAGGTCGCTGATTCGCTGCTTGATTCTTTAAAAAATAATGAGCTGAAGCCGGGGGACAAGCTCGATAGTGTTGAACAGCTGGCAAAGAGCTTTAATGTAGGCAGATCAGCGATCAGGGAAGCACTAAGCGCCTTGAGAGCGATGGGAATTCTTGAGATGCGCCAGGGAGAAGGGACGTATGTCAAAGCTTTTGAAGCTAACCGGTTTTCGCTGCCGATTTCGGTTGCTTTCCTTATGAGCCGAAAAGATGTCGTCGAGCTGCTTGAGGTCCGGCAGATTCTCGAAGTAGGTGCCGCTGAAGCTGCTGCCCTCCGTCATACGAAGGAAGACTTAAAGCCTTTAGAGAATGCGCTGCTTGCGATGGAAGAAGCCAAAGGAAACGGGGAGCTTGGCGAACAGGCTGACCTCGCTTTTCACGTCGCTTTGGTAAAAGCGACACACAATCAAATGCTTATCCACCTGATGCAAAGCGTAGCCGACATTATGGTTCAGGCGATGCGCGAAACCCGGAAGCTTCTGCACACAGAAGAAGGAACGGAGCGGCTCCTGGAAGAACACAGGCAGATCTTCGCTGCGATTTCTGCACGTGATGAGAAGAAAGCCCGGCAGGCCATGCACAATCATCTAAGTAAAGTAGAACAGTCGCTTATGGATTATTTAGAGAGCTAG
- a CDS encoding (Fe-S)-binding protein: protein MKVSLFITCLCDTITPDVGKDTVQLLERFGCEVDFPANQTCCGQPAYNSGYVKEAKQGMKQMIKAFEKSEYVVGPSGSCVHMLKEYPKVLKDEPEWRDRAETLKGKTYELTQFLVEVLGVEDVGSTFKGTATYHPSCHMTRLLGVTDAPRILLENVKGLNIIDLPLKEDCCGFGGTFAVKNAAVSEQMVHEKAEHIDETKAEYLIGGDMGCLMNMGGRLRRNDKDVKVLHIAQVLNSQ from the coding sequence ATGAAGGTATCATTATTTATCACATGCTTATGCGATACGATTACTCCTGACGTTGGAAAAGATACGGTCCAGCTTCTTGAGCGGTTTGGATGCGAAGTCGATTTTCCCGCAAATCAGACATGCTGTGGACAGCCGGCCTATAACAGCGGTTATGTAAAAGAAGCCAAGCAGGGCATGAAGCAGATGATCAAAGCCTTTGAAAAAAGTGAATATGTCGTCGGGCCTTCTGGTTCTTGTGTTCACATGCTCAAGGAATATCCGAAGGTTTTAAAAGACGAGCCTGAATGGAGAGACAGGGCCGAAACTTTAAAGGGTAAAACGTATGAGCTGACACAGTTTCTCGTTGAAGTTTTAGGCGTGGAGGACGTAGGGTCCACCTTTAAAGGCACAGCCACCTATCATCCATCCTGCCATATGACCCGCCTGCTCGGCGTAACGGATGCCCCTCGTATCCTGCTGGAAAACGTCAAGGGTTTAAACATTATTGACCTGCCGCTTAAAGAGGACTGCTGTGGATTTGGCGGAACGTTTGCTGTGAAAAATGCGGCTGTCTCTGAACAGATGGTACATGAGAAAGCAGAACATATTGATGAAACAAAAGCGGAATACTTAATCGGCGGGGATATGGGCTGCCTGATGAATATGGGCGGACGCCTGCGTCGTAATGACAAAGACGTAAAGGTCCTTCATATTGCTCAAGTGTTGAACAGTCAATAA
- a CDS encoding LutB/LldF family L-lactate oxidation iron-sulfur protein, translating into MSIKISSKTYADRIQAGIDNTFMRQAVSSAQGRFRTRKAAAAEELGDWEDWRTLGEEIRRHTVENLDYYLHQLSEQVEKRGGTVFFAKTAEEANEYVQKIALEKQAKKVVKSKSMVTEEIGLNHALEESGCEVVESDLGEWILQLDEDPPSHIVTPALHKNRKEIQQTFMEKKGYTGSDEPEELGAFAREQLRQDFLSADIGVTGCNFAVAESGTVTLVTNEGNARMVTSLPDTQISVMGMERIVPTWEDLEVVVSLLTRSSVGQKLTSYITSLTGTRQEGEVDGPEDFHLVIVDNGRSKILGTEFQSALHCIRCAACINACPVYRHVGGHSYGSIYPGPIGAVLTPLLDGYEDHKDLPYASTLCAACTEACPVKIPLHEHLIRHREIIVEKEQMGSKAEAVMMKGYAKWASNPAAYKLSTKVALTAMKPWTKDDFIENGPGPLKGWTDSRDFPAPSKVSFRDWYKKREKRRGH; encoded by the coding sequence ATGAGTATTAAAATTAGCAGTAAAACGTATGCAGATCGAATTCAGGCGGGTATTGACAACACGTTTATGCGCCAGGCGGTGTCTTCTGCTCAAGGACGGTTCCGGACGAGAAAGGCAGCAGCTGCCGAGGAGCTTGGCGACTGGGAAGACTGGCGGACACTTGGTGAAGAAATCAGGCGTCATACCGTAGAGAACCTGGATTATTATTTGCACCAGCTCAGTGAGCAGGTGGAAAAACGGGGCGGTACGGTTTTTTTCGCCAAGACAGCCGAAGAAGCGAATGAGTATGTGCAGAAGATCGCCCTCGAGAAGCAGGCGAAAAAGGTTGTTAAATCAAAATCAATGGTGACGGAGGAAATCGGCTTAAATCATGCTCTTGAGGAGTCTGGCTGTGAAGTCGTCGAGTCCGATTTAGGGGAGTGGATCCTGCAGCTAGATGAAGATCCGCCTTCTCATATCGTCACACCGGCCCTTCATAAAAACCGAAAAGAAATTCAGCAGACGTTTATGGAGAAAAAAGGCTACACAGGTTCAGACGAGCCGGAGGAACTGGGCGCTTTTGCCCGTGAGCAGCTGAGACAGGATTTTTTATCGGCGGATATCGGAGTGACGGGATGTAATTTCGCTGTCGCTGAATCAGGTACGGTAACGCTCGTCACGAATGAAGGAAACGCCCGTATGGTCACCTCACTGCCTGATACGCAAATATCGGTGATGGGGATGGAGCGCATCGTTCCGACATGGGAAGATCTTGAAGTCGTCGTGAGTCTTCTGACCCGCTCATCCGTTGGCCAGAAGCTGACGAGCTATATTACCTCGTTGACAGGAACAAGACAGGAAGGCGAAGTAGACGGGCCGGAAGATTTTCATCTCGTTATTGTTGATAACGGCCGCTCGAAAATTTTAGGAACCGAATTTCAGTCGGCTTTACACTGTATCCGCTGTGCAGCTTGTATCAATGCCTGCCCGGTTTATCGCCACGTCGGCGGCCACTCGTATGGATCGATTTATCCAGGGCCGATCGGCGCCGTGCTTACACCTCTGCTTGATGGCTATGAGGATCATAAAGATCTCCCTTATGCATCCACACTCTGCGCCGCCTGTACGGAAGCTTGTCCGGTTAAAATTCCGCTTCATGAACATTTGATCAGGCACCGTGAAATCATCGTGGAAAAAGAACAAATGGGCTCTAAAGCCGAAGCTGTCATGATGAAGGGGTACGCAAAATGGGCATCAAATCCAGCGGCCTATAAGCTGAGTACCAAGGTGGCCCTTACGGCGATGAAGCCTTGGACGAAAGACGATTTTATCGAAAACGGACCTGGCCCGCTAAAAGGCTGGACGGACTCCCGTGATTTTCCGGCACCATCAAAGGTAAGTTTCAGAGACTGGTATAAAAAAAGAGAGAAAAGGAGGGGACATTGA
- a CDS encoding lactate utilization protein C — translation MAIHNRESFLDHVSESLGRPRKTEVTPPAYSVHPQSRVLAGATADELVDVLEKQCDVIHTTFKKTTTEGLSQTMKATLEDYGVRDIVAAGGPRTESAGLNHCYEILKHDGYNLHIWDENEGSRNLTIAERAGAGIVCSDLTLAESGTVTLFNDRYNGRSISLLPETFIAVIPKSTLVPRMTQAGQLIHAEEKKGNLVSSCVSFVTGPSNSADIEMNLIVGVHGPVKATYILVDDL, via the coding sequence ATGGCCATTCATAATCGTGAAAGTTTTCTCGATCATGTATCTGAAAGTCTTGGGCGCCCGCGAAAAACAGAAGTCACTCCTCCCGCTTATTCTGTTCATCCGCAGTCCCGCGTGCTAGCAGGCGCGACAGCCGATGAACTTGTCGATGTTCTGGAAAAGCAGTGTGATGTCATTCATACAACTTTTAAAAAAACAACGACAGAGGGACTCTCCCAAACAATGAAAGCAACCCTTGAAGATTATGGTGTGCGGGATATCGTGGCCGCCGGCGGTCCGCGTACTGAGTCTGCAGGGCTTAATCACTGTTATGAGATATTAAAGCATGACGGCTACAATCTTCACATTTGGGATGAAAATGAAGGCAGCCGCAATCTCACAATTGCCGAACGGGCAGGCGCAGGCATCGTCTGCAGTGACCTCACGCTGGCCGAGTCAGGCACGGTCACTCTTTTTAACGACCGGTACAATGGACGTTCCATCAGTCTCCTGCCTGAAACGTTTATAGCTGTCATTCCAAAAAGCACGCTTGTCCCGCGTATGACGCAGGCAGGCCAATTGATTCACGCCGAAGAGAAGAAAGGGAACCTTGTTTCTTCCTGCGTCAGCTTTGTCACAGGACCAAGCAACAGTGCAGATATTGAAATGAACTTAATCGTTGGTGTTCACGGTCCGGTTAAGGCGACCTATATTTTAGTCGATGATCTATAA